Proteins encoded together in one Calditrichota bacterium window:
- a CDS encoding zinc ribbon domain-containing protein, with protein MPIYEYQCRLCGNVFDVLQKVGESGEHLRCPRCGADKATRIFSPFAQSGKESVASASSCAPRGGFS; from the coding sequence GTGCCTATTTACGAATATCAATGCCGGCTGTGTGGCAATGTGTTTGATGTGCTCCAGAAAGTGGGCGAGAGTGGCGAGCACTTGCGCTGTCCGCGCTGTGGTGCGGACAAGGCGACACGCATCTTTTCCCCGTTTGCGCAGAGTGGCAAGGAATCGGTGGCCAGCGCAAGCAGTTGTGCCCCTCGGGGCGGATTCTCCTGA